In a genomic window of Roseicitreum antarcticum:
- a CDS encoding CDP-alcohol phosphatidyltransferase family protein, whose product MLTLLIPAASLGSFALAGTAGARGPIVPAMITLMICLAGGALVLRGLAPGRYPHARLGLCNVITLSRAAGIAVMAGLIAAPGALSGPEALGWALVALSALVLTLDLADGWAARRSGLNSTFGARFDVESDVAFAVVLAVLAWQADKAGVWFLTLGALRPAFLMSSLIWPWLSGALPDAMWRKTVAAVQMIAQVVLLAPVVTPPASEVLAALLLAGVALSFAVDIRALHARRDVVHGV is encoded by the coding sequence TTGCTGACCCTGCTCATCCCTGCGGCATCACTGGGAAGTTTTGCGCTGGCCGGGACCGCAGGCGCACGCGGACCGATAGTTCCGGCGATGATTACGCTGATGATCTGCCTTGCAGGCGGCGCCTTGGTGCTGCGCGGCTTGGCACCCGGCAGATACCCGCACGCCCGGCTGGGTCTTTGCAATGTCATCACCCTGTCGCGTGCGGCGGGCATCGCTGTCATGGCTGGGCTGATCGCCGCGCCCGGCGCGCTGAGCGGCCCAGAAGCCTTGGGATGGGCGCTTGTCGCGCTGTCGGCATTGGTGTTGACGCTGGATCTGGCGGACGGCTGGGCGGCGCGGCGGTCTGGCCTCAATTCCACCTTCGGCGCGCGGTTCGATGTTGAATCCGACGTGGCCTTCGCGGTTGTTCTGGCGGTGCTGGCCTGGCAAGCCGACAAGGCGGGGGTCTGGTTTCTGACGCTCGGCGCGCTGCGCCCCGCGTTTTTGATGTCCAGCCTGATCTGGCCATGGCTGAGCGGCGCGCTGCCCGATGCAATGTGGCGCAAGACAGTCGCGGCGGTACAGATGATCGCGCAGGTGGTATTGCTGGCCCCGGTAGTGACCCCCCCGGCCTCTGAGGTGTTGGCCGCACTGTTGCTGGCCGGGGTGGCCCTGTCCTTCGCGGTCGACATCCGGGCGCTGCATGCGCGTCGGGATGTGGTGCACGGGGTATGA
- a CDS encoding alkaline phosphatase family protein gives MSGRIAPQAIARHILAAAVLYLLLIQPNHPAAMTWGALRAFPLELPVILSLLVLTGNGWTGRVLRAVLITLLMAVALLKLADFGTFVAFNRGFNLLVDLNLLHAGWTLAQGTFGMALAMLAGLGALGALVLMAGMLWWATGVWARHGRPGWLRVTAAILILPATVAAVAEVGQARRLWSLPAPVADAIPGAAFTARLALERVMQFAETRAELAAFRTAARTDPMAGGGPFLDLAGDRDVILIYVESYGRASFDNPLYRPTHSATLRQIGADLDGRGLAMRSGWAVAPMTGGQSWLAHGTVASGLWLDDQGRYRALLASERQTLFHYASASGRRSVAIMPAHVFPWPEGAYFGFDAIYNAPDLGYEGQPFNWVTMPDQFTLTALDRLERTRPQGTPGRDPLLAQVALVSSHAPWVPIPPVIDWEAVGDGTVFDPWATSGDPPDVVWRDHDRVREQYRRAIDYSLQTVGSWAARHADNPPLIIMLGDHQTAGFVSGVTGFDVPVHIIGPPDLVARFDGPGWQAGMFPDPAAPALRMDAMRDVILRALSSDAP, from the coding sequence ATGAGTGGCCGGATCGCGCCACAAGCCATCGCAAGGCACATCCTGGCTGCGGCGGTGCTGTATCTGCTGCTGATCCAGCCAAACCATCCAGCCGCGATGACATGGGGCGCACTGCGCGCCTTTCCGCTGGAATTGCCGGTGATCCTGTCGCTGCTGGTCCTCACCGGAAACGGCTGGACGGGGCGCGTGCTGCGCGCGGTGCTGATAACGCTCTTGATGGCGGTTGCGCTGCTTAAGTTGGCAGATTTTGGCACGTTTGTCGCATTCAACCGCGGGTTCAACCTGTTGGTGGACCTCAACCTGCTGCATGCGGGGTGGACCTTGGCGCAGGGCACATTCGGCATGGCGCTGGCCATGCTGGCAGGTTTGGGCGCTTTGGGCGCGCTGGTACTGATGGCCGGAATGTTGTGGTGGGCCACCGGTGTCTGGGCGCGGCACGGCCGCCCCGGCTGGCTGCGCGTCACGGCGGCAATTCTGATCCTGCCCGCCACGGTGGCAGCGGTGGCCGAGGTCGGACAAGCGCGGCGCCTGTGGTCCCTGCCCGCACCTGTCGCCGATGCAATCCCCGGTGCCGCCTTCACCGCCCGGCTCGCTCTGGAACGTGTGATGCAATTCGCCGAGACACGCGCCGAACTCGCCGCCTTCCGCACGGCAGCGCGCACAGATCCAATGGCGGGCGGCGGTCCATTTCTTGACCTTGCGGGCGACCGCGATGTGATCTTGATCTACGTCGAAAGCTATGGACGGGCGAGCTTTGACAACCCGCTCTACCGCCCCACCCATAGCGCTACCCTGCGCCAGATCGGCGCCGACTTGGACGGCCGGGGCCTTGCCATGCGGTCGGGCTGGGCAGTCGCGCCGATGACCGGGGGGCAAAGCTGGCTGGCGCATGGCACCGTCGCCTCGGGGTTGTGGCTCGACGATCAGGGCCGCTACCGCGCCCTTCTGGCCAGCGAGCGCCAGACCCTGTTCCACTATGCCAGTGCCAGCGGGCGGCGCAGCGTGGCGATCATGCCCGCACATGTCTTCCCTTGGCCCGAGGGCGCGTATTTCGGTTTCGACGCCATCTACAACGCCCCCGATCTGGGCTACGAGGGGCAACCATTCAACTGGGTCACCATGCCGGACCAATTCACCCTGACCGCGCTGGACCGGCTGGAGCGCACGCGTCCGCAAGGCACGCCCGGGCGCGATCCACTTCTGGCGCAAGTGGCGTTGGTATCATCGCATGCGCCATGGGTTCCGATCCCGCCGGTGATCGACTGGGAGGCCGTGGGCGACGGTACGGTCTTCGACCCTTGGGCGACCTCGGGCGATCCCCCCGATGTGGTGTGGCGTGACCATGACCGGGTGCGCGAACAATACCGCCGCGCCATCGACTACAGCCTACAGACCGTGGGATCATGGGCGGCGCGCCATGCGGACAACCCACCGCTGATCATCATGCTGGGCGACCATCAAACCGCAGGATTCGTGTCCGGTGTGACCGGGTTCGATGTGCCGGTGCATATCATCGGCCCGCCTGATCTGGTCGCGCGGTTCGACGGTCCTGGCTGGCAGGCTGGGATGTTCCCCGATCCCGCTGCGCCCGCGCTGCGCATGGATGCAATGCGCGATGTCATCCTGCGCGCCCTGTCCTCGGACGCACCATGA